The Pirellulales bacterium genome window below encodes:
- a CDS encoding ATP-dependent Clp protease proteolytic subunit encodes MDEAQSEGPLELALCGDLTESEAELTDKLLAVEPGGECTLYIDSPGGSPYCAMSLTSLIMLRGLRVTGIVTGECSSAALWPFAACRRRMVTPYSVLLFHPMKWQSEEHVGLHEASEWARHFAQLETDMDRFLAELFGPSKSDIQQWIISHRYVSGSELASAGLAELIDFKMLDMFRTGHAGRAGMPRRQIISMPKPRGDQPRNVERNKRAAKRK; translated from the coding sequence ATGGACGAAGCACAATCTGAAGGGCCGTTGGAACTCGCGCTATGCGGTGATTTGACCGAAAGCGAGGCCGAGCTCACCGATAAATTGCTCGCCGTCGAACCGGGCGGCGAATGCACTCTGTACATTGATTCGCCAGGTGGCAGCCCGTACTGCGCCATGTCGCTGACGTCACTCATTATGCTACGAGGTTTGCGGGTAACCGGCATTGTGACGGGGGAATGCTCCTCGGCTGCGTTATGGCCTTTTGCGGCCTGCCGGCGGCGGATGGTTACGCCATACAGCGTGCTATTGTTCCACCCCATGAAGTGGCAAAGCGAGGAGCACGTGGGGCTGCACGAAGCTTCAGAATGGGCCCGCCATTTTGCCCAATTGGAAACCGACATGGATCGGTTTTTGGCCGAATTGTTTGGGCCCTCGAAAAGCGATATCCAGCAATGGATTATTTCGCACCGTTACGTTTCCGGGAGCGAGTTGGCTTCCGCCGGATTGGCGGAACTGATCGACTTCAAAATGCTCGACATGTTCCGCACCGGCCATGCTGGCCGGGCAGGCATGCCGCGGCGGCAAATTATCTCCATGCCCAAGCCCCGCGGAGACCAACCGCGCAACGTGGAACGGAATAAACGGGCGGCGAAGCGGAAGTGA
- the thrS gene encoding threonine--tRNA ligase, with the protein MLTVKLPDGSVKTYSQHMRAKDVAADIGPGLAKAAVAAVVDGKTVGLDTPLPAEGEIALKILTRKDAAALGVMRHSCAHVMARAVMRLFDGVQLAFGPTVGSGFYYDMMLPRSLTEEDFPAIESEMAKIVKADEAFERIEEPREKALQLCQELHQNFKVEHINTGLKDHASMSFYRQGEFIDLCRGPHVPSAGYIGAFKLTSVAGAYWKGDQSREQLQRLYGTAWFSKEDLDNYLAALEEAKRRDHRVLGKHLELFAVNPLVGSGLILWLPKGALVRGLLEQFVKEELIKRGYEPVYTPNIGKVDLYKISGHYPYYADSQFKPIVMSDDEQYLLKPMNCPHHIMIYKNKPRSYRELPVRLAEFGTVYRYEQSGELGGMTRVRGFTQDDAHIFCTEDQVADEVRGCLDFTQTVLKALGLADYRVRLGFRDPTSNKYVGTDAAWNKAEEAILNVAQGANLPHLTVERGEAAFYGPKIDFVVRDCLGRDWQLGTVQVDYNLPSKERFDLEYIAADNQPHKPVMIHRAPLGSLERFVGVLIEHFAGAFPLWLAPEQVRVLTVSEKSEEYGRRVESELKAAGLRVMGDYRAEKLGAKVRDAQLQLIPYMFVVGPKDAEAGTVSVRDRIEGDKGAIPLATAISQLQTEIATKQVRGLKPPPRLGEGESAGDEY; encoded by the coding sequence ATGCTCACGGTTAAACTTCCCGACGGATCGGTAAAAACATATTCTCAACACATGCGGGCCAAAGATGTTGCTGCCGATATCGGCCCCGGTCTGGCCAAGGCCGCCGTTGCCGCGGTGGTCGATGGCAAAACCGTCGGCCTAGATACGCCCCTGCCGGCCGAAGGCGAAATCGCCCTCAAAATTCTCACCCGCAAAGATGCTGCCGCACTAGGCGTCATGCGGCATTCGTGCGCCCATGTGATGGCCCGGGCCGTCATGCGGCTGTTTGACGGCGTGCAGTTAGCATTCGGCCCGACCGTGGGCAGCGGCTTTTATTACGACATGATGTTGCCCCGTTCGCTCACCGAAGAAGATTTTCCCGCCATCGAGTCCGAAATGGCCAAAATCGTCAAAGCCGACGAAGCTTTCGAGCGCATTGAAGAGCCGCGCGAAAAAGCCCTGCAACTGTGTCAGGAGCTGCATCAAAACTTCAAAGTGGAGCACATCAACACCGGGCTGAAAGATCACGCTTCCATGTCGTTTTATCGCCAGGGAGAATTCATCGACCTCTGCCGCGGCCCGCATGTTCCCAGTGCCGGTTACATCGGTGCATTCAAGCTCACCAGCGTGGCTGGCGCCTACTGGAAAGGGGACCAATCTCGCGAGCAGTTGCAGCGTCTGTACGGCACCGCCTGGTTCTCCAAGGAAGATTTAGACAACTACCTCGCCGCGCTGGAAGAAGCCAAGCGCCGCGATCATCGTGTGCTGGGCAAGCATCTGGAACTGTTCGCCGTGAACCCGCTGGTCGGTTCCGGCCTGATTTTGTGGTTGCCCAAAGGCGCACTGGTGCGCGGCCTGCTGGAGCAGTTCGTCAAAGAGGAACTCATCAAGCGCGGCTACGAGCCGGTTTACACGCCCAACATCGGCAAGGTCGATCTCTACAAAATCTCCGGCCACTATCCGTATTACGCCGACAGCCAGTTCAAACCCATCGTGATGTCCGACGACGAGCAGTATTTGCTCAAGCCCATGAACTGCCCGCATCACATCATGATTTACAAAAACAAACCCCGCAGTTACCGCGAGCTGCCGGTGCGTTTGGCCGAATTCGGCACCGTTTACCGCTACGAACAATCCGGCGAGTTGGGCGGCATGACCCGAGTGCGCGGCTTTACCCAGGACGATGCCCACATTTTCTGCACGGAAGATCAGGTTGCCGACGAAGTCCGCGGCTGCCTCGATTTCACGCAAACCGTGCTCAAGGCGCTGGGTCTGGCCGATTACCGGGTGCGCCTCGGCTTCCGCGACCCGACCAGTAATAAATACGTCGGCACCGATGCCGCCTGGAACAAGGCTGAGGAGGCGATTCTCAACGTGGCCCAAGGCGCGAACTTGCCGCACCTGACGGTGGAGCGCGGCGAGGCGGCTTTTTACGGTCCGAAAATCGATTTCGTCGTCCGCGATTGCCTGGGCCGCGATTGGCAACTGGGCACCGTGCAAGTCGATTACAACTTGCCCAGCAAGGAACGGTTCGATTTGGAATATATCGCCGCCGACAACCAGCCGCACAAGCCGGTGATGATCCACCGTGCCCCGCTCGGCTCATTGGAGCGTTTCGTGGGCGTGCTGATCGAGCATTTCGCCGGTGCTTTCCCGCTGTGGCTGGCGCCGGAGCAAGTTCGCGTGTTAACGGTCAGCGAAAAGAGTGAAGAATACGGCCGCCGCGTGGAAAGCGAACTTAAAGCTGCCGGCCTCCGCGTCATGGGCGATTATCGGGCGGAAAAACTCGGCGCCAAAGTCCGCGACGCCCAATTGCAGCTCATTCCCTACATGTTCGTGGTCGGCCCCAAAGACGCCGAAGCCGGCACCGTGAGTGTCCGCGACCGCATCGAGGGGGACAAAGGCGCTATTCCGCTGGCCACCGCCATTTCCCAACTGCAAACCGAAATTGCCACCAAGCAAGTGCGCGGCCTCAAACCCCCGCCGCGCCTCGGCGAAGGCGAATCCGCCGGCGATGAGTATTGA
- a CDS encoding serine hydrolase domain-containing protein, translated as MHMRLKQPLLICLSTFFLCGWIFAAASACAAPPKFDAEKLAAIGPGMQKFVDGHEIAGAVMVIGTSDGIVYQEAIGKRTLEADQPMPKDAIFRIMSMTKPITAMSLMLLRDEGKLSIDDPVEKYIPEFKGQMVVASTDKDAGTVTLKKPDRPITLKDLLTHTSGQPEYPDGLKALMRTRDHTLAEVVLVSSQRPLEFEPGSKWKYSSAGIDVLGRVIEIASGQRYEDYLAERFFQPLEMHDTAFFLSPEQAQRLAELYGTKNGQLVLASSLPDFRAAVPTAKPLYPCPAGGLYSTGADLARLYQALLNGGQLHGKRIIAEKTLHEMTENQTGDLKAGFTPGMAWGLGIGVVNTPEGITEMLSPGTFGHGGAFGTQGWIDPMKDVFVILLIQRSNLKNSDGSDMRREFQRLAMQAIQP; from the coding sequence ATGCACATGCGTCTAAAACAACCATTGTTGATTTGCTTATCCACATTTTTTCTTTGTGGTTGGATTTTCGCCGCTGCTTCCGCCTGCGCCGCGCCGCCGAAGTTCGATGCCGAAAAACTTGCGGCCATTGGCCCGGGCATGCAGAAGTTCGTCGACGGGCACGAAATTGCCGGAGCGGTGATGGTCATCGGCACCTCAGATGGAATTGTTTACCAGGAAGCGATCGGCAAGCGGACTTTAGAAGCCGATCAGCCAATGCCTAAGGACGCCATTTTCCGCATTATGTCGATGACTAAGCCCATCACGGCCATGAGTCTGATGCTGTTGCGTGATGAAGGCAAGCTTTCGATTGACGATCCGGTGGAGAAATACATTCCGGAGTTTAAAGGGCAAATGGTCGTGGCTTCGACGGATAAAGATGCCGGCACGGTAACGCTGAAAAAGCCCGACCGACCGATCACGCTGAAAGACTTGCTCACGCATACCTCCGGTCAGCCCGAGTATCCGGACGGATTGAAAGCATTGATGCGAACCCGCGATCACACGCTGGCCGAGGTGGTGCTGGTTTCTTCGCAACGGCCGCTGGAGTTTGAGCCGGGGAGCAAATGGAAATATTCCTCCGCCGGGATCGACGTGCTGGGGCGCGTGATCGAAATTGCCTCGGGCCAGCGCTACGAGGATTATTTGGCGGAGCGATTTTTTCAGCCGCTGGAAATGCACGACACCGCATTTTTTCTTTCGCCCGAGCAAGCCCAACGATTGGCGGAACTATATGGCACGAAAAACGGTCAGTTGGTGTTGGCCAGTTCACTCCCCGATTTTCGAGCCGCCGTGCCGACGGCAAAGCCGCTTTATCCTTGTCCGGCCGGCGGATTGTATTCCACAGGCGCCGATTTGGCCCGGTTGTATCAGGCCCTGCTGAATGGCGGGCAACTCCACGGCAAGCGAATTATTGCCGAAAAAACGTTGCACGAGATGACGGAAAATCAAACCGGCGATTTGAAAGCCGGATTCACGCCCGGCATGGCCTGGGGATTGGGAATTGGCGTGGTGAACACGCCGGAAGGAATCACGGAAATGCTTTCGCCAGGGACGTTCGGCCACGGCGGAGCGTTCGGCACGCAAGGCTGGATCGATCCAATGAAAGACGTGTTCGTGATCCTGCTGATCCAGCGCAGCAACCTGAAAAATTCCGACGGTAGCGATATGCGGCGCGAATTCCAGCGGCTGGCCATGCAAGCCATTCAGCCGTAA
- the rplT gene encoding 50S ribosomal protein L20, with translation MRTTSAVPRNRAKKRLFRKVKGFVGGRGRLYRTATETLVRSGVYAFRDRRRRRRDLRALWIIRINAAVRERGLRYGEFVNGLGKAKIELDRKSLSEMAVTDVAAFDAVVMLVKAALGAK, from the coding sequence ATGCGAACTACCTCTGCAGTACCTCGTAATCGTGCCAAAAAGCGGCTGTTCCGCAAGGTAAAGGGCTTTGTCGGCGGGCGTGGCCGGCTGTACCGCACTGCGACCGAAACGCTGGTTCGCAGCGGCGTATATGCATTCCGCGATCGCCGTCGCCGTCGCCGTGATTTGCGGGCCCTGTGGATCATTCGCATCAATGCCGCCGTTCGGGAGCGCGGCCTGCGCTACGGCGAATTCGTGAATGGCTTAGGCAAGGCGAAAATTGAGCTCGATCGCAAATCGCTTTCTGAAATGGCCGTGACCGATGTGGCCGCTTTTGATGCCGTCGTCATGCTGGTCAAAGCCGCACTGGGCGCAAAGTAG
- the rpmI gene encoding 50S ribosomal protein L35, with product MPKMKTHKGVKKRFRATAKGKVKHRRAGTSHLNSRMTQKRIRHLRRTGVMEKPDTHRILEALAGNSY from the coding sequence ATGCCGAAGATGAAAACCCACAAGGGCGTAAAAAAACGCTTCCGCGCTACCGCCAAAGGCAAAGTGAAGCATCGCCGCGCGGGCACCAGCCACTTAAATAGCCGCATGACGCAGAAACGAATCCGACATTTGCGGCGAACCGGCGTAATGGAAAAGCCCGACACGCACCGAATTTTGGAAGCGTTGGCCGGCAACAGCTACTAG
- the infC gene encoding translation initiation factor IF-3 — protein MLAIDKHNRINEQIRVPQVRVIAADGAQLGVLSTDQALSLAREQELDLVEVAPTEKPPVCRIMDFGKFKYQQKKKQHKQHSHHTKIKEIRVRPKTGDHDIETKVNQARGFLAHKDKVIISVVFRGRELAHIEEGHRVLKRVLELLDSTGKPESPPSHQGKRIVCTIVPK, from the coding sequence ATGCTAGCCATCGATAAGCACAATCGCATTAACGAACAAATTCGCGTTCCACAAGTGAGGGTCATTGCCGCCGACGGGGCACAACTTGGAGTTCTTTCGACCGATCAGGCATTGAGCTTGGCGCGGGAGCAAGAATTGGATCTGGTGGAAGTTGCTCCCACGGAAAAGCCACCCGTTTGCCGAATCATGGATTTCGGTAAGTTCAAATACCAACAGAAGAAGAAACAACACAAGCAGCATTCACATCACACGAAGATCAAAGAAATTCGCGTGCGTCCCAAAACCGGCGATCACGACATTGAAACCAAGGTCAACCAAGCCCGAGGTTTTTTGGCCCACAAAGATAAGGTCATTATCTCCGTTGTGTTCCGCGGCCGGGAATTGGCACACATTGAGGAAGGGCACCGGGTGCTGAAGCGCGTGCTGGAGTTGCTCGATTCGACCGGCAAGCCCGAATCGCCCCCTTCGCACCAAGGCAAACGCATTGTGTGCACCATTGTGCCGAAGTAA
- a CDS encoding MFS transporter, with amino-acid sequence MIHPDSDSGELKALASATSDSHAIARHDPYAALRVPAFRRYMIGNFLAILGLQMQSAAIGLELYRRTKAPIALALVGLVQVLPVLGLAVVAGHVADRFNRRNVIMTAVLIISAGSAGLANLSAAHAPVAWMYGCLFFAGLARAFQQPAKASMLPQLVKRRDFPNAVTWNSAAFQLASVLGPAMAGIVISIFKGAAMVFVFDASFALCFFGILSTIHYRRRNVEKQPFTAENLAVGIRFVWRNKVILAASSLDMFGVLFGAAVALVPIYADDILKVGNIGYGMMMAAPAAGAVAMSFVLSHLPPMQHAGKTLLCAVTGFGVATVVFGFSRWFPLSLAMLFMTGAMDNISVVVRQSLIQLLTPDEMRGRVSAINGMFISVSNEVGDIESGTVAQAFRSANFSTASSATISAVTGGAGTLAVVAIIAWLFPQLRGYGKLDSGVAGSSHAPSPSETVVADASQSEAPRAAG; translated from the coding sequence ATGATTCATCCTGATTCCGACTCCGGCGAATTGAAAGCTCTGGCTTCAGCGACCTCCGATTCGCACGCCATCGCGCGCCACGATCCTTACGCTGCATTGCGAGTGCCGGCATTTCGCCGCTACATGATTGGCAATTTCTTGGCGATTCTTGGATTGCAAATGCAGTCGGCTGCCATTGGCCTGGAGCTGTATCGCCGTACGAAAGCCCCCATTGCATTGGCGTTAGTGGGCTTGGTGCAGGTCTTGCCCGTGTTAGGGTTGGCCGTGGTTGCCGGGCATGTGGCCGACCGGTTCAACCGGCGAAACGTGATTATGACGGCCGTGCTGATCATTTCGGCGGGGTCGGCCGGATTGGCAAATTTATCGGCTGCCCATGCGCCGGTGGCTTGGATGTACGGCTGTTTATTCTTCGCCGGGCTGGCACGGGCGTTTCAGCAGCCGGCGAAAGCGTCCATGTTGCCGCAATTGGTAAAGCGGCGCGATTTTCCTAATGCAGTGACGTGGAATTCCGCCGCGTTTCAATTGGCTTCGGTATTGGGACCGGCGATGGCGGGCATCGTGATTTCCATTTTCAAAGGGGCGGCAATGGTGTTCGTGTTCGACGCCAGTTTCGCGCTCTGTTTTTTCGGAATTCTATCGACCATTCACTATCGCCGGCGGAATGTTGAAAAGCAGCCCTTCACGGCCGAAAATTTGGCGGTTGGAATACGATTTGTATGGCGCAATAAAGTTATTTTGGCCGCCAGCAGCCTGGATATGTTCGGCGTCTTGTTCGGCGCGGCCGTGGCCTTGGTGCCAATTTACGCTGACGACATTCTAAAAGTTGGCAACATAGGTTATGGCATGATGATGGCCGCTCCGGCAGCCGGCGCGGTGGCCATGTCGTTTGTGCTCTCCCATTTGCCCCCAATGCAGCACGCGGGAAAGACGCTATTGTGCGCCGTCACCGGTTTTGGCGTGGCGACCGTTGTGTTTGGATTTTCGCGCTGGTTTCCGCTTTCGCTGGCCATGCTATTTATGACCGGGGCCATGGACAACATTAGCGTGGTGGTGCGACAATCATTGATTCAATTGTTGACCCCGGACGAAATGCGGGGTCGTGTATCGGCCATCAACGGCATGTTCATTTCGGTCTCGAACGAAGTGGGCGATATTGAATCGGGCACCGTGGCACAAGCCTTTCGCTCGGCAAATTTCTCCACGGCCAGTTCGGCCACAATCTCTGCGGTGACCGGCGGGGCGGGCACGCTGGCCGTCGTGGCGATTATTGCTTGGCTTTTTCCGCAGTTACGAGGTTACGGTAAATTAGACAGCGGCGTGGCCGGTTCATCGCACGCCCCTTCGCCGTCGGAGACCGTTGTTGCCGACGCCTCGCAATCGGAAGCCCCACGCGCAGCAGGGTAA